A genomic segment from Barrientosiimonas humi encodes:
- a CDS encoding DNA-directed RNA polymerase subunit beta': protein MLDVNFFDELRIGLATADDIRQWSHGEVKKPETINYRTLKPEKDGLFCEKIFGPTRDWECYCGKYKRVRFKGIICERCGVEVTRSNVRRERMGHIELAAPVTHIWYFKGVPSRLGYLLDLAPKDLEKVIYFAAYMITSVDEEQRHADLPSLEAQIEVEKKEIENRRDGDVNTRASKLEADLAELEKEGAKADARRKVRESAEREMNQIRKRADQQVERLEQVWDRFKNLKVQDLEGDEVLYREMRDRFGLYFEGGMGAAALQKRLETFDLDAESESLREIIATGKGQKKTRALKRLKVVTAFQQTKNSPTGMVLDCVPVIPPDLRPMVQLDGGRFATSDLNDLYRRVINRNNRLKRLLDLGAPEIIVNNEKRMLQESVDALFDNGRRGRPVTGPGNRALKSLSDMLKGKQGRFRQNLLGKRVDYSGRSVIVVGPQLKLHQCGLPKQMALELFKPFVMKRLVDLDHAQNIKSAKRMVERARPVVWDVLEEVITEHPVLLNRAPTLHRLGIQAFEPQLVEGKAVQIHPLVCSAFNADFDGDQMAVHVPLSAEAQAEARILMLSSNNILKPSDGRPVTMPTQDMIMGLFHLTSEVEEGQTGRAFSSVAEARMAYDAGEIQLGTPIKVRIDDFVPSVDAPLPEGAQLGEDGRAVSALVETTLGRALFNDTLPEDYAFVNVPVDKKGLSAIVNDLAERYSKVQVAASLDALKEAGFYWATRSGTTVSIADVVMPDKTEILAGYETKAAKVQQQFDRGLITDDERRQELIEIWTQAANDVSKAMEENFPKKNPIYRMVSSGARGNWFQLRQLAGMRGLMANPKGEIIPRPIKANFREGLSVLEFFISTHGTRKGLADTALRTADSGYLTRRLVDVSQDVIIREDDCGTERGLTLPIAQRNADGELVEHEDVETSVYARTLASDVEVDGEVLAAAGADLGDVNLDKLVAAGVEEVKVRSVLTCESRVGTCAKCYGRSLATGKLVDIGEAVGIIAAQSIGEPGTQLTMRTFHTGGAAGDDITQGLPRVVELFEARTPKGVAPIAEASGRVQIEETDKARRILLTPDDGSEEHAYPVSKRARMLIEDGQHVEVGTLLVQGAIDPKQVLRILGPRAVQKHLVDEVQSVYRQQGVSIHDKHIEVIVRQMLRRVTIIEAGDTELLPGELAERSRFEDESRRAVAEGGRPASGRPDLLGITKASLATDSWLSAASFQETTRVLTEAAMHAKSDPLLGLKENVILGKLIPAGTGLTRYRNVTVEPTEEAKAALYALPDYQAYDYPVFGPGSGEAVRLDDASLGFSDG, encoded by the coding sequence GTGCTGGACGTCAACTTCTTCGACGAGCTTCGGATCGGCCTGGCCACCGCCGACGACATCCGTCAGTGGAGCCACGGCGAGGTCAAGAAGCCGGAGACCATCAACTACCGCACCCTCAAGCCCGAGAAGGACGGCCTCTTCTGCGAGAAGATCTTCGGCCCCACCCGGGACTGGGAGTGCTACTGCGGCAAGTACAAGCGGGTCCGCTTCAAGGGCATCATCTGTGAGCGCTGCGGCGTCGAGGTGACCCGGTCCAACGTGCGCCGTGAGCGCATGGGCCACATCGAGCTCGCCGCCCCGGTCACCCACATCTGGTACTTCAAGGGTGTCCCGAGCCGGCTCGGCTACCTGCTCGACCTGGCGCCGAAGGACCTCGAGAAGGTCATCTACTTCGCGGCCTACATGATCACCTCGGTCGACGAGGAGCAGCGGCACGCCGACCTGCCCTCGCTCGAGGCGCAGATCGAGGTCGAGAAGAAGGAGATCGAGAACCGTCGCGACGGTGACGTGAACACCCGCGCGAGCAAGCTCGAGGCCGACCTCGCCGAGCTCGAGAAGGAAGGCGCCAAGGCCGACGCGCGCCGCAAGGTGCGCGAGTCCGCCGAGCGCGAGATGAACCAGATCCGCAAGCGCGCCGACCAGCAGGTCGAGCGGCTCGAGCAGGTCTGGGACCGCTTCAAGAACCTCAAGGTCCAGGACCTCGAGGGCGACGAGGTGCTCTACCGCGAGATGCGCGACCGGTTCGGTCTGTACTTCGAGGGCGGGATGGGCGCCGCGGCGCTGCAGAAGCGTCTCGAGACCTTCGACCTGGACGCCGAGTCGGAGTCGCTGCGCGAGATCATCGCGACCGGCAAGGGTCAGAAGAAGACCCGCGCCCTGAAGCGGCTCAAGGTCGTCACCGCCTTCCAGCAGACCAAGAACAGCCCCACGGGCATGGTCCTGGACTGCGTGCCGGTCATCCCGCCGGACCTGCGCCCGATGGTGCAGCTCGACGGTGGCCGCTTCGCGACCTCCGACCTCAATGACCTCTACCGCCGGGTCATCAACCGCAACAACCGTCTGAAGCGACTGCTGGACCTCGGGGCTCCCGAGATCATCGTGAACAACGAGAAGCGGATGCTGCAGGAGTCGGTCGACGCGCTGTTCGACAACGGCCGGCGCGGTCGTCCGGTCACCGGCCCCGGCAACCGGGCGCTGAAGTCGCTGTCCGACATGCTCAAGGGCAAGCAGGGCCGCTTCCGGCAGAACCTGCTCGGCAAGCGCGTCGACTACTCCGGCCGTAGCGTCATCGTGGTCGGCCCGCAGCTGAAGCTGCACCAGTGCGGTCTGCCCAAGCAGATGGCCCTGGAGCTGTTCAAGCCGTTCGTGATGAAGCGTCTGGTCGACCTCGACCACGCGCAGAACATCAAGTCGGCCAAGCGCATGGTCGAGCGCGCGCGTCCGGTCGTGTGGGACGTCCTCGAAGAGGTCATCACCGAGCACCCGGTGCTGCTCAACCGTGCGCCCACGCTGCACCGCCTCGGCATCCAGGCCTTCGAGCCGCAGCTGGTCGAGGGCAAGGCCGTCCAGATCCACCCGCTCGTCTGCTCGGCGTTCAACGCCGACTTCGACGGTGACCAGATGGCCGTGCACGTGCCGCTGTCGGCGGAGGCCCAGGCCGAGGCCCGCATCCTGATGCTGTCCTCGAACAACATCCTCAAGCCGTCCGACGGCCGTCCGGTGACCATGCCGACCCAGGACATGATCATGGGTCTGTTCCACCTGACGTCCGAGGTCGAGGAGGGGCAGACGGGTCGAGCCTTCTCGTCCGTCGCCGAGGCGCGGATGGCGTACGACGCCGGCGAGATCCAGCTCGGCACGCCGATCAAGGTGCGCATCGACGACTTCGTGCCGTCGGTCGACGCTCCGCTGCCCGAGGGTGCCCAGCTGGGCGAGGACGGCCGCGCCGTCAGCGCCCTGGTGGAGACCACCCTGGGTCGCGCGCTGTTCAACGACACGCTCCCGGAGGACTACGCCTTCGTGAACGTGCCCGTCGACAAGAAGGGTCTGTCGGCGATCGTCAACGACCTCGCCGAGCGCTACAGCAAGGTGCAGGTCGCGGCGTCGCTGGACGCGCTCAAGGAGGCCGGTTTCTACTGGGCCACCCGCTCGGGCACGACCGTGTCCATCGCCGACGTCGTCATGCCGGACAAGACCGAGATCCTGGCCGGCTACGAGACCAAGGCGGCCAAGGTCCAGCAGCAGTTCGACCGCGGTCTGATCACCGACGACGAGCGCCGTCAGGAGCTCATCGAGATCTGGACCCAGGCGGCCAACGACGTCTCCAAGGCGATGGAGGAGAACTTCCCCAAGAAGAACCCCATCTACCGGATGGTCTCCTCGGGTGCGCGTGGTAACTGGTTCCAGCTGCGCCAGCTGGCCGGCATGCGTGGCCTCATGGCCAACCCGAAGGGCGAGATCATCCCGCGCCCGATCAAGGCGAACTTCCGTGAGGGCCTGTCCGTGCTGGAGTTCTTCATCTCCACGCACGGCACCCGCAAGGGTCTGGCCGACACCGCTCTGCGGACGGCCGACTCGGGTTACCTCACGCGTCGTCTGGTCGACGTGTCGCAGGACGTCATCATCCGTGAGGACGACTGCGGCACCGAGCGCGGCCTGACGCTGCCGATCGCGCAGCGCAACGCCGACGGCGAGCTCGTCGAGCACGAGGACGTCGAGACCTCGGTCTACGCGCGGACGCTCGCCTCCGACGTGGAGGTGGACGGGGAGGTGCTGGCCGCGGCCGGTGCCGACCTGGGCGACGTCAACCTGGACAAGCTGGTCGCCGCGGGCGTCGAGGAGGTCAAGGTCCGTTCGGTCCTGACCTGCGAGTCGCGCGTCGGCACCTGCGCCAAGTGCTACGGCCGCAGCCTGGCCACCGGCAAGCTGGTCGACATCGGTGAGGCCGTCGGCATCATCGCGGCCCAGTCGATCGGTGAGCCCGGCACGCAGCTGACCATGCGCACCTTCCACACCGGTGGTGCCGCGGGTGACGACATCACCCAGGGTCTGCCGCGTGTGGTCGAGCTGTTCGAGGCCCGCACGCCCAAGGGTGTGGCGCCGATCGCCGAGGCCAGCGGCCGGGTGCAGATCGAGGAGACCGACAAGGCTCGTCGCATCCTGCTCACCCCGGACGACGGCTCCGAGGAGCACGCCTACCCGGTCAGCAAGCGCGCGCGCATGCTGATCGAGGACGGTCAGCACGTCGAGGTCGGCACGCTGCTGGTGCAGGGTGCGATCGACCCGAAGCAGGTGCTGCGCATCCTCGGCCCGCGCGCGGTGCAGAAGCACCTCGTCGACGAGGTGCAGAGCGTCTACCGCCAGCAGGGTGTGTCGATCCACGACAAGCACATCGAGGTCATCGTGCGGCAGATGCTGCGCCGCGTGACGATCATCGAGGCCGGCGACACCGAGCTGCTGCCCGGTGAGCTCGCGGAGCGTTCGCGCTTCGAGGACGAGTCGCGCCGCGCGGTCGCCGAGGGCGGCCGGCCGGCGTCGGGTCGCCCCGACCTGCTCGGGATCACCAAGGCGTCGCTCGCCACCGACTCGTGGCTCTCGGCCGCCTCCTTCCAGGAGACGACCCGGGTGCTCACCGAGGCGGCGATGCACGCCAAGAGCGACCCGCTGCTGGGCCTGAAGGAGAACGTCATCCTCGGAAAGCTCATCCCGGCGGGCACCGGCCTGACGCGTTACCGCAACGTCACGGTCGAGCCCACCGAGGAGGCCAAGGCGGCGCTGTACGCCCTGCCCGACTACCAGGCCTACGACTACCCGGTCTTCGGCCCGGGCAGCGGCGAGGCCGTGCGGCTGGACGACGCGAGCCTCGGGTTCTCCGACGGCTGA
- the rpsL gene encoding 30S ribosomal protein S12, giving the protein MPTINQLVRKGRQDKASKVSTPALKGSPQRRGVCTRVYTTTPKKPNSALRKVARVKLTSGIEVTAYIPGVGHNLQEHSIVLVRGGRVKDLPGVRYKIIRGSLDTQGVKGRQQARSRYGAKKEKK; this is encoded by the coding sequence TTGCCTACCATCAACCAGCTCGTCCGCAAGGGTCGCCAGGACAAGGCCAGCAAGGTCTCCACCCCGGCTCTTAAGGGCAGCCCCCAGCGACGCGGCGTGTGCACCCGCGTCTACACCACCACCCCGAAGAAGCCGAACTCCGCGCTGCGCAAGGTCGCGCGCGTGAAGCTGACCTCGGGCATCGAGGTCACCGCTTACATCCCGGGTGTGGGCCACAACCTGCAGGAGCACTCGATCGTGCTCGTGCGCGGCGGTCGTGTGAAGGACCTGCCGGGTGTGCGCTACAAGATCATCCGCGGCTCGCTCGACACCCAGGGTGTCAAGGGCCGCCAGCAGGCCCGTAGCCGTTACGGCGCGAAGAAGGAGAAGAAGTAA
- the rpsG gene encoding 30S ribosomal protein S7, with the protein MPRKGPAPKRPLVVDPVYGSPLVTQLVNKILLDGKKSTAERIVYGALEGCREKTGTDPVVTLKRALDNVKPALEVKSRRVGGATYQVPVEVKPNRAVTLSLRWLVGYSRQRREKTMTERLMNEILDASNGLGAAVKRREDTHKMAESNRAFAHYRW; encoded by the coding sequence ATGCCTCGCAAGGGCCCCGCTCCGAAGCGCCCCCTGGTCGTCGACCCGGTCTACGGCTCGCCGCTGGTCACCCAGCTGGTCAACAAGATCCTGCTCGACGGCAAGAAGTCGACCGCTGAGCGCATCGTCTACGGCGCCCTCGAGGGCTGCCGCGAGAAGACCGGCACCGACCCGGTCGTCACGCTCAAGCGCGCGCTCGACAACGTCAAGCCCGCCCTGGAGGTCAAGTCCCGCCGCGTCGGTGGTGCGACCTACCAGGTCCCGGTCGAGGTCAAGCCCAACCGTGCGGTGACCCTGTCGCTGCGCTGGCTGGTCGGCTACTCCCGGCAGCGCCGCGAGAAGACGATGACCGAGCGCCTGATGAACGAGATCCTCGACGCGAGCAACGGCCTGGGTGCCGCGGTCAAGCGTCGTGAGGACACCCACAAGATGGCCGAGTCCAACCGGGCCTTCGCGCACTACCGCTGGTGA
- the fusA gene encoding elongation factor G gives MAQDVLTDLNKVRNIGIMAHIDAGKTTTTERILFYTGVNHKMGETHDGASTTDWMEQEKERGITITSAAVTSFWKGYQINLIDTPGHVDFTVEVERNLRVLDGAVAVFDGKEGVEPQSETVWRQADKYGVPRMCFINKMDKMGADFYFSVQTMVDRLGATPLVMQLPIGAESDFEGVVDLISMKALTWRGETKLGEEYATEEIPADLQAKAEEYRNHLIEKVAEADEELLEKYLGGEELTEDEIKQGVRKLTLANEVNPVFCGTAFKNKGVQPLLDAVIDYLPSPIDVNGADGHQPGDEETVIHRNADAEEPFAALAFKIAAHPFYGTLTYIRVYSGQITAGSQVMNATKGKKERLGKLFQMHANKENPVDKASAGHIYAVIGLKDTTTGDTLSDLNEQIILESMTFPEPVIHVAIEPKTKGDQEKLGTAIQRLAQEDPTFTVRLDEETGQTVIGGMGELHLDILVDRMKREFKVEANVGAPQVAYRETIRRPVEKYDYTHKKQTGGSGQFAKVQITFEPLETTEGELYEFENKVTGGRIPREYIPSVDHGIQEAMQLGVLAGYPLVGLKATLLDGAYHDVDSSEMAFKIAGSMALKEAVRKADPVLLEPMMAVEVRTPEDYMGDVIGDINSRRGQIQAMEDISGAKVVRGLVPLSEMFGYVGDLRSKTQGRANYTMQFDSYAEVPRNVAEEIIKKIRGE, from the coding sequence GTGGCACAGGACGTGCTGACTGACCTCAACAAGGTCCGCAACATCGGGATCATGGCGCACATCGACGCCGGCAAGACCACGACGACCGAGCGGATCCTGTTCTACACCGGCGTCAACCACAAGATGGGCGAGACGCACGACGGCGCCTCGACCACCGACTGGATGGAGCAGGAGAAGGAGCGGGGGATCACCATCACCTCCGCCGCCGTCACCTCGTTCTGGAAGGGCTACCAGATCAACCTGATCGACACGCCCGGCCACGTCGACTTCACCGTCGAGGTCGAGCGCAACCTGCGCGTCCTCGACGGCGCCGTCGCCGTCTTCGACGGCAAGGAGGGTGTCGAGCCGCAGTCGGAGACCGTGTGGCGTCAGGCCGACAAGTACGGCGTCCCGCGCATGTGCTTCATCAACAAGATGGACAAGATGGGCGCGGACTTCTACTTCTCCGTGCAGACGATGGTCGACCGCCTCGGCGCGACCCCGCTGGTCATGCAGCTGCCGATCGGTGCCGAGTCCGACTTCGAGGGCGTCGTCGACCTCATCTCGATGAAGGCGCTGACCTGGCGCGGCGAGACCAAGCTCGGTGAGGAGTACGCCACCGAGGAGATCCCCGCGGACCTGCAGGCCAAGGCCGAGGAGTACCGCAACCACCTGATCGAGAAGGTCGCCGAGGCCGACGAGGAGCTCCTCGAGAAGTACCTCGGTGGCGAGGAGCTGACCGAGGACGAGATCAAGCAGGGTGTGCGCAAGCTGACCCTCGCCAACGAGGTCAACCCGGTCTTCTGCGGCACCGCGTTCAAGAACAAGGGCGTGCAGCCCCTGCTCGACGCGGTCATCGACTACCTCCCGAGCCCGATCGACGTCAACGGCGCCGACGGCCACCAGCCCGGTGACGAGGAGACGGTGATCCACCGCAACGCGGACGCCGAGGAGCCGTTCGCGGCGCTGGCGTTCAAGATCGCGGCTCACCCCTTCTACGGCACGCTGACCTACATCCGGGTCTACTCCGGCCAGATCACCGCCGGCTCGCAGGTCATGAACGCGACCAAGGGCAAGAAGGAGCGTCTGGGCAAGCTGTTCCAGATGCACGCCAACAAGGAGAACCCGGTCGACAAGGCCTCGGCGGGTCACATCTACGCGGTCATCGGACTGAAGGACACCACCACCGGTGACACCCTGTCCGACCTGAACGAGCAGATCATCCTCGAGTCGATGACCTTCCCGGAGCCGGTCATCCACGTGGCGATCGAGCCCAAGACCAAGGGCGACCAGGAGAAGCTCGGCACGGCCATCCAGCGCCTGGCGCAGGAGGACCCGACCTTCACCGTCCGCCTCGACGAGGAGACCGGCCAGACCGTCATCGGCGGCATGGGCGAGCTCCACCTCGACATCCTGGTCGACCGCATGAAGCGGGAGTTCAAGGTCGAGGCCAACGTCGGTGCGCCGCAGGTCGCCTACCGCGAGACGATCCGTCGCCCGGTCGAGAAGTACGACTACACCCACAAGAAGCAGACCGGTGGGTCCGGCCAGTTCGCGAAGGTGCAGATCACCTTCGAGCCGCTGGAGACCACCGAGGGTGAGCTGTACGAGTTCGAGAACAAGGTCACCGGTGGTCGCATCCCGCGGGAGTACATCCCCTCGGTCGACCACGGCATCCAGGAGGCCATGCAGCTGGGTGTGCTCGCCGGCTACCCGCTGGTGGGCCTGAAGGCCACGCTGCTCGACGGCGCCTACCACGACGTCGACTCCTCGGAGATGGCGTTCAAGATCGCCGGTTCGATGGCGCTCAAGGAGGCCGTCCGCAAGGCCGACCCGGTGCTGCTCGAGCCGATGATGGCGGTCGAGGTGCGCACGCCCGAGGACTACATGGGCGACGTCATCGGCGACATCAACTCCCGCCGTGGCCAGATCCAGGCCATGGAGGACATCAGCGGTGCCAAGGTCGTCCGCGGCCTCGTCCCGCTGTCGGAGATGTTCGGGTACGTCGGCGACCTGCGTTCCAAGACGCAGGGTCGTGCGAACTACACGATGCAGTTCGACTCCTACGCCGAGGTTCCCCGGAACGTCGCCGAGGAGATCATCAAGAAGATCCGGGGCGAGTGA
- the tuf gene encoding elongation factor Tu, with protein MAKAKFERTKPHVNIGTIGHVDHGKTTLTAAITKVLADKFPQLNKAAAFADIDNAPEERQRGITINVSHQEYETDKRHYAHVDAPGHADYVKNMITGAAQMDGAILVVAATDGPMPQTREHVLLARQVGVPYILVALNKADMVDDEEILELVEMEVRELLSSQEFDGDNAPVVKVSALKALEGDAEWVKSVEDLMDAVDESIPDPVRDTDKPFLMPIEDVFTITGRGTVVTGRIERGVLNVNQEVEIVGIRPEKQTTTVTGIEMFRKLLDEGRAGENVGLLLRGTKREDVERGQVVVKPGSITPHTEFEAQVYILGKDEGGRHTPFYDNYRPQFYFRTTDVTGVVHLPEGTEMVMPGDNTEMTVELIQPVAMEDGLRFAIREGGRTVGAGRVTKIIK; from the coding sequence GTGGCTAAGGCCAAGTTCGAGCGGACCAAGCCGCACGTCAACATCGGCACGATCGGTCACGTCGACCACGGCAAGACGACGCTGACCGCTGCCATCACCAAGGTTCTGGCGGACAAGTTCCCGCAGTTGAACAAGGCTGCGGCGTTCGCTGACATCGACAACGCTCCCGAGGAGCGTCAGCGCGGTATCACCATCAACGTCTCGCACCAGGAGTACGAGACCGACAAGCGGCACTACGCCCACGTCGACGCCCCGGGTCACGCCGACTACGTGAAGAACATGATCACCGGTGCGGCTCAGATGGACGGCGCGATCCTCGTGGTCGCCGCCACCGACGGCCCGATGCCGCAGACCCGTGAGCACGTGCTGCTCGCGCGTCAGGTCGGTGTGCCCTACATCCTGGTGGCGCTGAACAAGGCCGACATGGTCGACGACGAGGAGATCCTCGAGCTCGTCGAGATGGAGGTCCGTGAGCTGCTGTCCAGCCAGGAGTTCGACGGCGACAACGCCCCGGTCGTGAAGGTCTCGGCGCTCAAGGCGCTCGAGGGCGACGCCGAGTGGGTCAAGTCGGTCGAGGACCTGATGGACGCGGTCGACGAGTCGATCCCGGACCCGGTGCGCGACACCGACAAGCCGTTCCTGATGCCGATCGAGGACGTCTTCACGATCACCGGTCGTGGCACCGTCGTCACCGGCCGCATCGAGCGCGGTGTGCTGAACGTGAACCAGGAGGTCGAGATCGTCGGCATCCGCCCGGAGAAGCAGACCACCACGGTTACCGGCATCGAGATGTTCCGCAAGCTGCTCGACGAGGGTCGTGCGGGCGAGAACGTCGGCCTGCTGCTGCGCGGCACCAAGCGTGAGGACGTCGAGCGCGGCCAGGTCGTCGTGAAGCCGGGTTCGATCACCCCGCACACCGAGTTCGAGGCGCAGGTCTACATCCTGGGCAAGGACGAGGGTGGCCGTCACACGCCGTTCTACGACAACTACCGCCCGCAGTTCTACTTCCGCACCACCGACGTGACCGGCGTCGTGCACCTCCCCGAGGGCACCGAGATGGTCATGCCGGGCGACAACACCGAGATGACCGTCGAGCTCATCCAGCCTGTCGCCATGGAGGACGGCCTGCGCTTCGCGATCCGCGAGGGTGGCCGCACCGTCGGCGCCGGCCGCGTCACCAAGATCATCAAGTGA
- a CDS encoding carbohydrate ABC transporter permease, with protein MNRHALQNRVFGIGRWVVIAGLVVITVFPFLYMVLLSFVPIDELLKNPGRLWYDTKVFTTQTYRDVLAPEDEGGQGFLGFMRNSLEVALLAMVLTMIVSVLGAYAVARLDFFGRRTVSALFLSVYLFPVIVLAIPLVIGFSKLGLAGSLVGLMLVYVVQTVPIAIHMLRNYFETIPVSIEESAAIDGASRAQTLLRITLPLSLPSIMSTALFVFMIAWNEFLFALLFLAAKREDWTVSLGLSQLSNGIEVPKTVLMAGSVILTVPIIVLYGIAERWLTEGLTSGADKG; from the coding sequence ATGAACCGCCACGCCCTGCAGAACCGCGTCTTCGGCATCGGTCGCTGGGTCGTCATCGCCGGCCTGGTCGTGATCACGGTCTTCCCGTTCCTGTACATGGTGCTGCTGTCGTTCGTCCCCATCGACGAGCTGCTGAAGAACCCCGGCCGGCTCTGGTACGACACCAAGGTCTTCACCACCCAGACCTACCGCGACGTGCTCGCCCCCGAGGACGAGGGCGGCCAGGGCTTCCTGGGCTTCATGCGCAACTCGCTCGAGGTCGCGCTGCTCGCGATGGTGCTGACGATGATCGTGTCGGTCCTCGGTGCGTACGCCGTCGCCCGGCTCGACTTCTTCGGTCGCCGCACGGTGAGCGCGCTGTTCCTGTCGGTCTACCTGTTCCCGGTCATCGTGCTCGCGATCCCGCTGGTGATCGGGTTCAGCAAGCTCGGCCTCGCCGGCTCGCTCGTCGGGCTGATGCTCGTCTACGTCGTGCAGACCGTGCCGATCGCGATCCACATGCTGCGCAACTACTTCGAGACCATCCCGGTCAGCATCGAGGAGTCCGCAGCGATCGACGGCGCCAGCCGCGCCCAGACGCTGCTGCGCATCACGCTGCCGCTGTCGCTGCCGTCGATCATGTCGACCGCGCTGTTCGTGTTCATGATCGCCTGGAACGAGTTCCTCTTCGCGCTGCTGTTCCTGGCCGCCAAGCGCGAGGACTGGACGGTCTCCCTGGGCCTGTCGCAGCTGTCCAACGGCATCGAGGTCCCCAAGACCGTCCTCATGGCCGGCTCGGTCATCCTCACCGTGCCGATCATCGTGCTCTACGGCATCGCCGAGCGCTGGCTCACCGAGGGCCTCACCAGCGGCGCCGACAAGGGCTGA
- a CDS encoding carbohydrate ABC transporter permease, with translation MPATTASDPTPEVPTTPAAPRGTDNDRERTFSRSRKDNRDGLLMVSPTVIVVIAVVVIPVLWNVLIAFQDLSFLQIREASPFRPLTLDNFREVLGARGFWSSMLTTVVYSVASTVGSIALGLLAALALRDAFPGRGLVRSAMLLPYVAPVVAVAFVWQVMLNTQYGVANVWGQRFLGWDQAKDFLGVEPLALLTVIAFEIWRYFPFAFMFLLARLQAIPRDITEAAIVDGATPWQRFRHILLPQLASVIALLAVLRLIMTFNKFDDVYLLTGGTAGTEVAAVRVYDYLTGRFDAGAAAAQAVVLSLVMVVFLLLYLKWLNRTEREDA, from the coding sequence ATGCCTGCGACCACCGCCTCGGACCCGACACCCGAGGTCCCCACCACCCCGGCCGCGCCGCGCGGCACGGACAACGACCGCGAGCGCACGTTCAGCCGCAGCCGCAAGGACAACCGCGACGGGCTGCTGATGGTCTCCCCGACCGTCATCGTCGTCATCGCGGTCGTCGTGATCCCCGTGCTGTGGAACGTGCTCATCGCCTTCCAGGACCTGTCGTTCCTGCAGATCCGCGAGGCCAGCCCGTTCCGCCCGCTCACCCTCGACAACTTCCGCGAGGTGCTCGGCGCCCGGGGCTTCTGGAGCTCGATGCTGACCACGGTGGTCTACAGCGTCGCCTCGACCGTCGGCTCCATCGCGCTCGGTCTGCTGGCCGCCCTGGCCCTGCGCGACGCCTTCCCCGGCCGCGGGCTGGTGCGCTCGGCGATGCTGCTGCCCTACGTCGCCCCGGTCGTGGCCGTCGCCTTCGTCTGGCAGGTCATGCTCAACACGCAGTACGGCGTCGCCAACGTCTGGGGCCAGCGCTTCCTCGGCTGGGACCAGGCCAAGGACTTCCTCGGCGTCGAGCCGCTGGCGCTGCTGACCGTGATCGCGTTCGAGATCTGGCGCTACTTCCCGTTCGCGTTCATGTTCCTGCTCGCCCGGCTGCAGGCGATCCCGCGCGACATCACCGAGGCGGCCATCGTCGACGGCGCGACGCCCTGGCAGCGCTTCCGGCACATCCTGCTGCCGCAGCTGGCCTCGGTCATCGCGCTGCTCGCGGTGCTGCGCCTGATCATGACGTTCAACAAGTTCGACGACGTCTACCTGCTCACCGGCGGCACCGCCGGCACCGAGGTCGCCGCCGTCCGGGTGTACGACTACCTCACCGGCCGGTTCGACGCCGGCGCCGCGGCCGCCCAGGCGGTCGTGCTGTCGCTGGTGATGGTGGTCTTCCTGCTGCTCTACCTGAAGTGGCTCAACCGCACGGAGCGGGAGGACGCATGA